One window from the genome of Acuticoccus sp. I52.16.1 encodes:
- a CDS encoding hydantoinase/oxoprolinase family protein: protein MADMPFTSGGRPDWRLGFDIGGTFTDIVLVDAASGQAHLGKSLTTPDDPSRGVADGVAPLFARLGIAGADVATAIHATTLITNALIERKGAKTALLATAGFRDTLEMATELRYDNYAIALPMPEPLVPRSLRFDVPERLDRDGNVLTPLDEDAVRAIAATLKAEGVETVAIVFLHSFRNAAHEERAAAIVREACPGILVSLSSHVSPEIREYERSVTTAANAFVQPLTPRYIDRALEGLATSGYANPLYVMASSGGIASAEVAKDLPIRLLESGPTAGVMAAIYYGRAMGIGELVTFDMGGTTAKIGLISDYKAQKSNVFEVGRVSRFQKGSGLPVRIPMVELIEIGAGGGSIAKANKVGLLEVGPESAGAAPGPACYGRGGTRPTVTDANVVLGYLNPDYFLGGEMTLDAAAAQAAVASLAATLGEAPATCARGIASIVNQNMLAASKIHIAERGADPRRLYLFAFGGAGPAHAYELARSLHMKGVIVPPGAGATSAMGLVTTPVSFDFARSFMVRLDKADPDELTAVYAQMAAEGAEMMAQAGVAPHDVVVERSMDLRHAGQGYQVAVSMPEGAIDRAMLADMGPRFYTAHEERFGHAHRMIPAELVTCRVTVSGRAAAIPVPDIAVTDTPAPPVKAIRKVYFPEAGGEVDTPVFERSRLCHGHRIEGAAVIEERECTIVAGPSAVTTIDRFGSVVMNLAPGGRA from the coding sequence ATGGCCGACATGCCCTTCACATCCGGCGGCCGTCCCGACTGGCGCCTCGGCTTCGATATCGGTGGCACCTTCACCGATATCGTCCTCGTCGACGCGGCGTCCGGCCAGGCCCACCTCGGCAAGAGCCTCACGACGCCCGACGACCCGAGCCGCGGCGTCGCCGATGGTGTCGCGCCGCTGTTCGCGCGCCTCGGCATCGCCGGCGCAGACGTCGCCACCGCGATCCACGCGACCACGCTGATCACCAACGCGCTGATCGAGCGGAAAGGCGCCAAGACGGCGCTGCTCGCAACCGCGGGCTTCCGCGACACGCTCGAGATGGCGACCGAGCTGCGCTACGACAACTACGCCATTGCGCTACCGATGCCGGAGCCCCTCGTCCCCCGCTCCCTGCGCTTCGACGTCCCCGAACGGCTCGACCGCGACGGCAACGTCCTCACGCCGCTCGACGAGGACGCCGTGCGCGCCATCGCCGCGACGCTGAAGGCGGAGGGAGTGGAGACGGTCGCCATCGTCTTCCTGCATTCCTTCCGCAACGCCGCGCACGAAGAGCGTGCGGCCGCCATCGTCCGCGAGGCCTGCCCCGGCATCCTCGTCAGCCTGTCGAGCCATGTCTCGCCGGAGATCCGGGAGTACGAGCGGTCGGTGACGACGGCCGCCAACGCCTTCGTGCAACCGCTGACCCCGCGCTACATCGACCGTGCGCTGGAAGGGCTCGCCACGTCCGGTTACGCCAACCCGCTTTACGTGATGGCCTCCTCCGGCGGAATCGCCAGCGCGGAAGTCGCCAAGGACCTGCCGATCCGGTTGCTGGAATCGGGTCCGACCGCCGGCGTCATGGCGGCGATCTACTACGGAAGGGCAATGGGGATCGGCGAGCTGGTCACCTTCGACATGGGCGGCACCACCGCCAAGATCGGCCTCATCTCCGACTACAAGGCGCAGAAGTCGAACGTCTTCGAGGTCGGCCGGGTGTCGCGCTTCCAGAAGGGCAGCGGCCTGCCGGTGCGCATCCCGATGGTGGAGCTGATCGAGATCGGTGCCGGCGGCGGCTCCATCGCCAAGGCGAACAAGGTCGGTCTCCTGGAGGTCGGCCCTGAGAGCGCGGGGGCCGCGCCAGGCCCCGCCTGCTACGGCCGCGGCGGCACCAGGCCCACGGTGACCGACGCCAACGTCGTGCTCGGCTACCTCAATCCGGACTATTTCCTCGGCGGCGAGATGACACTCGACGCAGCGGCGGCCCAGGCGGCGGTCGCCTCCCTCGCCGCGACGCTCGGCGAGGCGCCGGCGACCTGCGCGCGTGGCATCGCCTCCATCGTCAACCAAAACATGCTGGCGGCGAGCAAGATCCACATCGCCGAGCGGGGGGCCGACCCGCGCAGGCTCTACCTGTTCGCCTTCGGCGGCGCCGGGCCGGCGCATGCCTACGAACTCGCCCGTTCGCTCCACATGAAGGGCGTGATCGTCCCGCCGGGCGCCGGCGCGACGTCGGCGATGGGCCTCGTGACGACGCCGGTCTCGTTCGACTTCGCCCGCTCGTTCATGGTCCGCCTCGACAAGGCCGACCCGGACGAGCTGACGGCCGTGTACGCGCAGATGGCGGCCGAGGGCGCAGAGATGATGGCCCAGGCCGGCGTCGCCCCGCACGATGTCGTCGTCGAGCGCTCGATGGACCTGCGCCATGCCGGTCAGGGCTACCAGGTCGCCGTGTCGATGCCGGAGGGCGCCATCGACCGGGCGATGCTGGCGGACATGGGACCCCGCTTCTACACCGCCCACGAGGAGCGCTTCGGCCACGCCCACAGGATGATCCCGGCCGAACTCGTCACCTGCCGCGTGACCGTCTCCGGCCGCGCGGCGGCGATCCCCGTCCCCGATATCGCGGTGACCGACACCCCGGCTCCGCCCGTGAAGGCGATCCGCAAGGTCTATTTTCCGGAGGCCGGCGGCGAGGTCGATACCCCCGTCTTCGAGCGCAGCCGGCTTTGCCACGGCCACCGGATCGAGGGTGCCGCCGTCATCGAGGAGCGCGAATGCACCATCGTCGCGGGGCCGTCGGCGGTCACCACGATCGACCGGTTCGGCAGCGTCGTCATGAACCTCGCGCCGGGCGGGCGCGCATGA